One genomic window of Plasmodium coatneyi strain Hackeri chromosome 12, complete sequence includes the following:
- a CDS encoding Small heat shock protein: MVMNNITKSDTHDRKDELTVDKGGMFDNFFECMNEQMKRIDRYHEDMSRMMNSLRTHYFNDEFSKYFPSRRSLLDYDLGNARRNDMFFGKPQLFQMDGFKNVPPMDVIDKDKEIEIKIDVPGLNKDNVQINLYNRNLEVSGDFKKTEETRDDKQRYYLKERSQTSFYRSFQLPENVCEDDIKATFKDGVLKIDIPKKDVLPEKKKKIEIQ; this comes from the coding sequence ATGGTGATGAACAACATAACAAAGTCCGATACACACGATAGGAAGGATGAGCTGACGGTGGACAAAGGCGGAATGTTCGATAACTTTTTCGAATGCATGAATGagcaaatgaaaagaattGACAGATACCACGAGGACATGAGCAGAATGATGAACTCACTTAGAACTCATTATTTTAATGATGAGTTTTCGAAATATTTTCCCAGTAGGAGATCCCTCTTAGACTATGATTTAGGGAACGCCAGAAGGAACGATATGTTTTTTGGAAAACCCCAATTGTTTCAAATGGATGGATTCAAAAATGTGCCACCAATGGACGTCATTGATAAGGACAAAGaaattgaaataaaaatagacgTTCCTGGGTTGAACAAGGATAATGTACagataaatttatataacAGAAATTTGGAAGTTAGTGGAgactttaaaaaaacagaagaaacgAGGGATGATAAACAGAGGTATTATCTGAAGGAAAGGTCACAGACGTCCTTTTATAGGTCCTTTCAGCTGCCGGAAAATGTGTGCGAGGACGATATTAAGGCCACCTTTAAGGATggcgttttaaaaattgatatTCCGAAGAAGGATGTGCTTcccgagaaaaaaaaaaaaatcgaaattCAGTGA
- a CDS encoding Cyclin 4, whose protein sequence is MINDIILIDREHIKTPSEEKNVAKDDETKLRIYGCQLIQEAGIILKRKAVTLATAQVLFHRFYFKKSLTDFDVKLIAPASLYLACKLEEDFCRVYKIISAFYFLYKYEDLKSRHYYFNVKNVNLQHFRIDADSMEYKNMKVEVFTYEVLILKEMGFMVHKINQHPHLFLLPYVHSLFNNLNKFDEDLTKKLAQYSWGFLNDSMRTTLCCEYQPRCIAVASIFLAAHKLNIPLIQSTNWFSLFDVAYEDIKKICIKILQLYKIGRCDYIDVLKKEK, encoded by the exons ATGATAAATGACATTATTTTAATTGATAGGGAACATATAAAAACCCcgagcgaagaaaaaaatgtcgcCAAAGATGACGAAACGAAATTGAGAATATACGGCTGTCAGTTGATACAGGAGGCTGGGATCATTTTAAAGCGGAAAGCTGTGACATTGGCCACTGCCCAAGTTTTGTTCCACCGCTTTTACTTTAAAAAGTCCTTAACCGATTTTGACGTCAAG CTCATCGCACCCGCATCGCTTTACCTAGCTTGCAAACTGGAAGAAGACTTTTGCCGCGTGTACAAAATAATCAGCGCCTTTTATTTCCTGTACAAATATGAGGACTTAAAAAGCAGGCACTACTATTTCAACGTGAAAAATGTCAACCTGCAGCATTTCCGTATAGACGCAGATTCGATG GAATACAAAAACATGAAAGTCGAAGTTTTCACGTACGAAGTTTTGATTTTAAAAGAGATGGGATTTATGGTTCACAAAATAAATCAGCACCCCCActtatttctccttccatatgtacattccctttttaacaatttaaataaatttgaTGAGGACTTAACGAAAAAGTTGGCCCAATATTCGTGGGGCTTCCTAAATGACAG CATGCGAACAACCCTCTGCTGCGAGTACCAACCACGCTGCATCGCAGTCGCAAGCATTTTCCTGGCCGCACACAAGTTGAACATTCCGCTAATTCAG aGCACCAACTGGTTCTCACTATTTGACGTTGCATATgaagacataaaaaaaatatgcatcaAAATTTTGCAGCTCTACAAAATAG GACGTTGCGATTATATAGACgttttaaagaaggaaaaatag
- a CDS encoding Phosphatase, giving the protein MKNLTQRNKKEGENIILKLEDNTLMEKLEYQVVPKYFLLNDDKHKDVYCLLKKKNSKKSEKELMNGEKEKKLLKKRQGESENYDGILSLVSSHNNGGVRKLGYPDEEHYFPSCHCICEERNTPPRGSIKEGDVKNVQSRKNNKNFINELGEEKYKLANQNPVPLTPNGKNVGRTKNDNTHFRKENFVRLLRNSSKKILCSAEKVKIFKNLFLKIKRKDENYFCDSKGGSDSRGKSVTGECSPPEGCVICPGGEEAAEESAKEHRREEDKIFTIPYAAKLKGKGRITGRRNGEALSEDSPKNNRMKKEEKDLKDNSYTMTNEKEEQKYILDNSLNDNTKNTYPVMCEDESESTNLLEKILKEKKNRMNNLLLSIARDRPFKPKEITKLSRLKRASGTISYADIFPKQVLQPSDDAATLEYCASDMNIKQCAIEGDDRRIALEDKTEVAPNRINEKQLDDVIRKKNANFIWCKNSMKTDKMDQIKIKGLHISNSNKKIIAPFVRRRTKKGKKEIAEMVESGEESRKDHINWDEYCVSQIMQYNEKCAVGMKQSGRRNHLKDHPPQGAHIWKTWALSVQQNKNDDPQEAVAKVNVSNEELQGEVRRTIEDVSELRKSDQVTTEQMNSGYQSDLVCKNVSDKMGKKGEDTLHVLWEQNGKTNGGEKNVKINPMQTSSQHTSIIADTNNSPNNRKEEKCSKKKLFFFEKNKLRIKNFINKNEIFNLSRKEESRNMKSEKLDTRLSYASEKFPPHNFATANDCVRKFLGIQMVSGVNHAFNGSTFHKKIVEKKIKVEEEVFSAYPEEMGDTKRKGGDHTLMDEKRIASVKEVSTDTDVLMRVCIGNQLGGSLKHGVNVMTGNDSLNTRKDDPLANRRTDEDSPIWKNCSNTDRSNNYTNAINEDEKCNYSMSYDKQELLMKDLITSVSKEKYYDNPYQQKKKVLEERKEKNTDRTSEHKYEDTKMERKKNVLKRKKKNFRSYFMKFRSFLFFQRRKRTSTLTSLSAENGSNKVIRKKKFHLKRKKKMKKLKSLRLLKMYSSKKMMNRSSNEREADSHSENYQTREFLLGEQREGERGRKTIVLDLDETLVHSTLRGERYNSFRIHIELGDGRCVIYVNKRPGVEQFFKEISKHYEVVIFTASLPKYANAVIDKLDKDNICAYRLFRESCTFWNNNYVKDLKILGRDLNNVVIIDNSTFVHKFCEDNCILIKSWFDDPTDKELYKLIPFLKKLSKKKSVIRELRKYNKKKRKRKF; this is encoded by the exons ATGAAGAACCTCACACAGAGGAATAAGAAAGAGGGAGAAAACATCATTCTAAAGTTAGAGGACAATACATTAATGGAAAAACTGGAGTACCAGGTAGTAccgaaatattttttactaaaCGATGACAAGCATAAGGATGTCTACTGCTTgctgaagaaaaagaattctaagaaaagtgaaaaggagCTCATGAAtggagaaaaagagaaaaaattactcaAGAAGAGACAAGGCGAAAGCGAAAATTATGATGGAATACTCAGTTTGGTTTCAAGTCATAACAACGGTGGTGTGCGAAAATTGGGATACCCCGATGAGGAGCATTACTTCCCCAGTTGTCATTGCATATGTGAAGAAAGGAATACTCCTCCCCGGGGGAGCATCAAAGAGGGGGATGTAAAAAACGTGCAAAgcaggaagaacaacaaaaattttattaacgAGTTAGGAGAAGAGAAATATAAGTTGGCGAACCAAAACCCTGTTCCTCTTACTCCGAATGGTAAAAACGTagggagaacaaaaaatgacaatACACATtttaggaaagaaaattttgtacgTCTATTGAGAAATTCTTCTAAAAAGATTCTATGTTCAGctgaaaaagtaaaaatttttaaaaacttatttttgaaaataaaaaggaaggatgaaaattatttttgcgATTCAAAGGGGGGATCAGACAGCCGGGGAAAAAGTGTAACAGGCGAATGTTCTCCACCTGAGGGTTGTGTGATATGcccagggggggaggaagcagcGGAGGAAAGTGCGAAAGAACATAGAAGAGAGGaggacaaaatttttacaatccCTTATGCAGCCAAGttaaagggaaagggaagaatcaCAGGCAGAAGGAACGGCGAAGCCCTTAGCGAAGACTCCCCCAAAaataacagaatgaaaaaggaagaaaaagatctAAAGGATAATTCTTATACGATGACAAATGAGAAAGAGGAACAGAAGTACATTTTAGATAATTCCCTAAATGATAACACGAAAAATACATATCCTGTAATGTGTGAGGATGAAAGTGAGAGCACAAATCttttggagaaaattttaaaggaaaaaaaaaacagaatgaataatcTCCTTTTAAGCATCGCAAGAGATAGGCCATTCAAGCCAAAGGAAATAACAAAACTGAGCAGGCTGAAAAGGGCTAGCGGTACCATCTCGTATGCAGACATATTTCCCAAACAGGTATTGCAACCAAGTGATGATGCAGCTACCCTTGAGTATTGCGCATCAGACATGAACATAAAACAGTGTGCTATCGAGGGGGATGATAGGAGAATAGCTTTAGAGGATAAAACGGAAGTTGCGCCCAATCgtataaatgaaaaacagCTGGATGATGttataaggaagaaaaatgccaacTTCATTTGGTGTAAAAATTCGATGAAGACAGATAAAATGGACCAAATAAAGATAAAGGGATTGCACATCTCTAATAGCAATAAGAAAATAATTGCCCCATTTGTGCGTAGAAGGacgaagaaagggaagaaagaaattgcTGAAATGGTGGAAAGTGGGGAGGAGAGTCGGAAGGACCACATTAATTGGGATGAATATTGTGTGAGCCAAATTATGCAATACAATGAAAAGTGCGCAGTTGGCATGAAACAAAGCGGGAGACGCAACCACCTTAAGGACCACCCTCCACAGGGAGCTCATATTTGGAAGACATGGGCTCTCTCTGtacaacagaacaaaaatgatgatCCCCAAGAGGCTGTTGCCAAGGTGAATGTATCCAATGAGGAGCTTCAAGGTGAAGTTAGACGTACCATCGAAGATGTTTCAGAATTACGGAAAAGTGACCAAGTCACAACTGAGCAGATGAATTCTGGGTATCAGTCTGACCTAGTTTGTAAAAACGTTAgtgacaaaatggggaagaaaggagaggATACTTTACACGTCTTATgggaacaaaatgggaagacaaacgggggggaaaaaaacgtgaAGATAAACCCCATGCAGACATCTTCCCAACACACATCAATAATCGCGGACACAAATAACAGCCCAAATaacaggaaggaagaaaaatgcagcaaaaagaaactgttcttttttgaaaaaaataaattgaggataaaaaattttattaataaaaatgagataTTTAATCTGTCcagaaaagaagagagtAGAAATATGAAAAGCGAAAAGTTAGACACGCGATTGAGCTATGCATCGGAGaaatttcccccccacaATTTTGCAACAGCAAATGATTGTGTGAGAAAATTTTTGGGCATACAAATGGTTAGCGGTGTAAATCATGCGTTTAATGGTAGCACGttccataaaaaaattgttgagaagaagataaaagtggaagaagaagtctTCTCTGCGTATCCAGAAGAAATGGGCGACACGAAGAGAAAAGGTGGGGATCACACTCTTatggatgaaaaaagaatagcaAGTGTAAAGGAAGTAAGCACCGACACGGATGTTTTAATGCGCGTTTGCATTGGAAATCAACTTGGTGGAAGCTTGAAACATGGTGTAAATGTAATGACCGGAAATGACAGCTTAAATACACGTAAAGATGATCCCCTTGCAAATAGAAGAACTGATGAGGATAGtccaatttggaaaaactgTAGCAACACGGACCGTTCGAATAATTACACGAATGCAATCAATGAGgatgaaaaatgtaactACAGCATGTCATACGATAAACAGGAATTACTGATGAAGGATTTAATAACCAGCGTGTCGAAGGAAAAGTATTATGACAATCCTTAtcagcagaaaaaaaaagtgcttgAAGagcgaaaggaaaaaaatacggACAGAACCTCTGAGCACAAATATGAAGACACCAAAAtggaacgcaaaaaaaatgtactaaaaaggaagaaaaaaaattttcgatCGTATTTTATGAAGTTCAGGtcctttctgttcttccAGCGTAGAAAGAGGACAAGCACATTGACCTCCCTCTCAGCGGAAAATGGATCCAATAAAGTtattaggaaaaagaagtttcatttaaaaaggaaaaaaaaaatgaaaaaattgaaaagtcTACGGTTGCTAAAGATGTACAGCTcgaagaaaatgatgaacagAAGCAGCAATGAAAGGGAAGCAGACAGCCATAGCGAAAATTACCAAACGCGGGAATTTTTGTTGGGAGAACagagagaaggagaaagg gggaggaagaccaTCGTTCTCGATCTAGACGAGACACTTGTTCATAGCACCTTACGGGGGGAGAGGTACAATTCTTTCAGGATCCAC ATCGAGCTTGGTGACGGACGCTGTGTAATTTATGTGAATAAGAGACCAg GCGTggagcaattttttaaggaaatatCGAAACATTACGAAGTGGTTATCTTCACAGCTAGCTTACccaag TATGCAAACGCCGTTATCGACAAGTTGGATAAGGACAACATCTGCGCGTACCGACTGTTTAGGGAATCCTGTACCTTTTG GAATAATAACTATGTGAAGGATTTAAAAATACTTGGACGGGACTTAAACAACGTCGTTATCATTGAT AATTCCACCTTCGTCCATAAGTTCTGCGAAGACAACTGTATCTTAATCAAAAGCTG GTTTGACGACCCAACTGATAAGGAGCTTTACAAATtaatcccctttttaaaaaaattgtcaaagaag AAATCAGTTATACGTGAACTGAGAAAGTAtaacaagaaaaagaggaaaagaaaattttaa